One genomic region from Mangifera indica cultivar Alphonso chromosome 17, CATAS_Mindica_2.1, whole genome shotgun sequence encodes:
- the LOC123200567 gene encoding eukaryotic translation initiation factor 3 subunit L-like has protein sequence MATGYDYDDSPGDYEGIADARGPQDPGYDPNFVPDSVKSFVVHLYRHIREKNVYEIHQMYETSFQSLSDRLFKDIPWPSVDAVANYVDNDHVFCLLYREMWFRHLYARLSPTLKQRIDSWDNYCSLFQVALHGVVNMQLPNQWLWDMVDEFVYQFQSFCQYRAKMKNKTEQEIALLRQYDQAWNVYGVLNFLQALVEKSMIIQILEQEKEGLEQFTATDGYDYTGGSNVLKVLGYFSMVGLLRVHCLLGDYHTGLKCLQPIDITQQGVYTSVIGSHITTIYHYGFANLMLRRYVDAIREFNKILLYIYKTKQYHQKSPQYEQILKKNEQMYALLAICLSLCPQVKLVEETVNAQLREKYGEKMMRMQRYDDEAFSIYDELFSYACPKFITPSAPSFEEPLVNYNQDAYRLQLKLFLYEVKQQQLLSGVRTFLKVYSTISLGKLANYMEVDEPTLRTILMTYKHKTHAVDYDGKIISNADVDFYIDDDMIHVVESKLVKRYSDYFLRQIVKLEGVINDIDRVNLD, from the exons ATGGCTACTGGCTACGACTACGACGACTCCCCGGGCGATTACGAAGGAATAGCTGATGCTCGTGGTCCCCAAGACCCAGGTTACGACCCAAACTTCGTTCCTGACTCTGTTAAGTCGTTCGTGGTTCACCTGTACCGCCACATTCGGGAGAAGAATGTTTACGAGATTCACCAGATGTACGAGACTTCCTTCCAGAGCCTTTCCGATCGTCTTTTCAAGGATATACCATGGCCCTCCGTGGACGCCGTTGCCAATTATGTTGACAACGATCACGTTTTCTGCCTTCTTTATCGAGAGATGTGGTTCCGCCACCTGTACGCCAGATTATCACCTACTCTCAAACAGAGGATTGACTCTTGGGACAACTATTGTAGCCTGTTTCAG GTGGCGTTGCATGGAGTGGTGAATATGCAGCTGCCAAACCAGTGGCTGTGGGACATGGTGGACGAGTTTGTTTATCAGTTTCAGAGTTTCTGTCAGTATAGGGCCAAGATGAAGAACAAAACAGAACAGGAGATTGCGCTTTTGAGGCAGTATGATCAG gCTTGGAATGTTTATGGGGTGCTGAATTTCTTGCAAGCACTTGTGGAAAAGTCGATGATCATTCAGATTTTGGAGCAGGAGAAGGAAGGTCTCGAGCAATTTACTGCTACTGATGGTTACGATTACACTGGAGGGAGTAATGTGTTGAAGGTGTTGGGATATTTCAGCATGGTGGGTTTGCTGCGAGTTCATTGTCTTCTTGGCGATTATCATACTGGTCTAAAGTGCTTACAGCCAATTGACATTACACAACAAGGTGTTTACACTAGTGTTATAGGAAGTCATATTACCACCATATATCATTATGGGTTTGCCAATCTTATGTTGCGCAG GTATGTGGATGCCATTCgtgaattcaataaaattctctTGTACATTTACAAGACTAAGCAATATCATCAGAAATCTCCACAGTATGAGCAGATTCTAAAGAAGAATGAGCAGATGTATGCTCTGTTGGCAATTTGTCTTTCACTTTGCCCCCAAGTGAAGCTTGTAGAGGAGACTGTGAACGCACAACTAAGAGAGAAATATGGGGAGAAGATGATGAGAATGCAAAGATATGATGATGAGGCATTTTCTATCTATGATGAGCTCTTTTCATATGCATGTCCTAAGTTCATTACCCCCTCAGCACCCAGTTTCGAGGAGCCTCTTGTAAATTACAATCAG gatGCGTATAGACTCCAGTTGAAGCTGTTCCTTTATGAAGTAAAGCAGCAACAATTATTATCAGGTGTCCGGACATTCTTGAAAGTTTACTCAACAATTTCTCTTGGGAAGCTTGCGAATTACATGGAAGTGGATGAGCCTACTCTGAG GACAATCTTGATGACTTACAAGCACAAGACTCATGCTGTTGATTATGATGGAAAGATTATCTCGAATGCAGATGTGGATTTCTACATCGATGAT GATATGATTCATGTCGTTGAATCCAAACTAGTGAAGCGATACAGTGATTACTTCCTGCGGCAGATTGTCAAG CTTGAAGGAGTAATAAATGACATAGACAGGGTGAATCTGGACTGA
- the LOC123200623 gene encoding transcription factor MYB3R-1-like, with translation MESNKIISTPSDGLSDGGQRMRSLHGRTSGPTRRSTKGHWTPEEDEILRKAVQRFKGKNWKKIAECFKDRTDVQCLHRWQKVLNPELVKGPWSKEEDEIIIELVNKFGPKKWSTIAQHLPGRIGKQCRERWHNHLNPSINKEAWTQEEELALIRAHQIYGNRWAELTKFLPGRTDNSIKNHWNSSVKKKLDSYLASGLLEQFQGLPLAGHPNQPMPSSSSRMQSSGDDSCPKGGVEAEEISECSQDSNVLGPSHSTGNAVLHTREQVLIPEECNPAKDQNSSPASCSEQYYTSLEDVTFSIPEIPCEVGGSSKFPEQNFVHDAGTFAKSYQFNLQDLPNLSSLDLAHQSSGLSANCMDSHESNEMVNVSYQNSMELSVPSSIGNLVAGSDKPENILITDDECCRVLFAEAMKDGCFSLENFGQELNMVESSHCHPLDIQISEGGRTSLSQAYCPSKPEVLETSCSQSSLFSPMILSNDNGAFACVDESNQLNCHSYGTRDQEYNTSRHDAFIYTNESANSPCDDGADNSGLQGPSYLSKDSFKLVPVNSFSSKSDAMIACPSEDAKPNMQTEHQDAGSLCYEPPRFPSWDIPFFSCDLIQSGSDMQQEYSPLGIRQLMMSSTNCITPFRLWDSPSRDDSPEAVLKSAAKTFTGTPSILKKRHRDLLSPLSDRRNDKKLEIDMTSSLAQDFSRLLSPLSNQKRKSGAFVEDKENLGHAFDGGQEKDKDQSAVLHERTSEEDSHCSNSNANLKKDNVDADTKTNANAGSTTKTEKQTAGVLVEHNVNDLLFSPDQAGLKDETALATTSPTPRNQHFKSFGANQGVAPEHSPASACSPAISKKNNGSNSSAIKTVKPIPSLTPPGNTLLNVGSDVGFENYNLFGETPFKRSIESPSAWKSPSAWKSPWFMNSFVPGPRIDTEITIEDMGYFMSPGDRSYDAIGLMKQLSEHTAAAYADAMEVLGNDTSGKSVNEGNTKTLSSDEESNNVTHHEPESDHLASNILIERRTLDFSECGTPGKGIDKGKSSTAIDFSSPSSYLLKGCR, from the exons ATGGAAAGTAACAAGATAATATCTACTCCTTCAGACGGGCTTAGTGATGGTGGTCAAAGAATGCGATCTCTACATGG gAGGACTAGTGGCCCTACAAGGCGTTCCACGAAAGGGCATTGGACTCCTGAAGAG GATGAGATATTGCGGAAGGCTGTTCAACGATTCAAGGGAAAGAATTGGAAGAAAATTG CCGAATGTTTCAAGGACCGGACAGATGTACAGTGCTTACATAGGTGGCAGAAAGTTTTGAATCCAGAACTTGTTAAAGGTCCATGGTCTAAAGAG GAGgatgaaataataatagaatTGGTGAACAAGTTTGGGCCAAAAAAGTGGTCCACGATTGCTCAGCATTTACCAGGGCGAATTGGGAAGCAATGCAGGGAAAG GTGGCATAATCATCTTAACCCCTCCATAAACAAAGAGGCATGGACTCAAGAAGAGGAGCTGGCTTTGATTCGTGCGCATCAGATTTATGGGAACAGATGGGCAGAGCTAACAAAGTTCTTGCCAGGAAG GACAGACAATTCCATAAAAAATCACTGGAACAGCTCTGTGAAAAAGAAATTGGATTCTTACTTGGCATCAGGACTACTAGAGCAGTTTCAAGGCCTCCCTCTTGCTGGGCATCCTAATCAACCCATGCCCTCATCGTCTTCCAGGATGCAGAGTAGTGGAGATGACAGTTGTCCGAAAGGTGGAGTTGAAGCTGAGGAAATATCAGAATGCAGTCAAGATTCGAATGTTCTTGGTCCCTCTCATTCAACAGGTAATGCAGTTCTGCATACAAGAGAACAGGTCCTTATACCTGAAGAGTGCAATCCAGCTAAGGATCAGAACTCCAGCCCAGCATCTTGTTCAGAACAATATTACACATCTCTGGAAGATGTCACATTTTCCATCCCAGAAATACCTTGTGAAGTGGGTGGCTCTTCTAAGTTCCCTGAGCAAAATTTTGTGCATGATGCTGGGACTTTTGCGAAGAGTTACCAGTTCAATTTACAGGATTTACCTAATTTATCTTCACTGGACTTGGCGCATCAATCATCAGGGTTGTCAGCTAATTGCATGGATTCTCATGAAAGTAATGAAATGGTCAatgtttcatatcaaaattcCATGGAATTGAGTGTTCCTAGCTCTATAGGTAATCTGGTTGCAGGTTCTGATAAACCAGAGAACATCTTGATAACAGATGATGAATGCTGCAGGGTCTTGTTTGCAGAGGCAATGAAAGACGGATGTTTTTCCTTGGAAAATTTTGGTCAAGAGTTGAATATGGTTGAATCATCACATTGTCACCCCTTGGAcattcagatttctgaaggtgGCAGAACCTCACTTTCCCAAGCTTATTGTCCTTCAAAGCCTGAAGTATTAGAAACTTCATGTAGTCAGTCTTCCCTCTTTTCTCCAATGATACTTTCAAATGACAATGGAGCATTTGCGTGTGTTGATGAATCCAATCAGTTGAATTGTCACTCTTATGGAACTCGAGATCAAGAATATAATACGAGCAGGCATGATGCCTTTATCTATACCAATGAATCTGCCAATTCCCCTTGTGATGATGGTGCAGATAATTCAGGCCTGCAAGGGCCATCATATCTTTCAAAGGATTCTTTCAAACTAGTTCCTGTAAATAGTTTCAGTTCAAAATCAGATGCCATGATAGCTTGTCCTTCAGAGGATGCCAAGCCCAACATGCAAACAGAACATCAGGATGCAGGATCCCTATGTTATGAACCTCCTCGTTTTCCAAGTTGGGATATTCCTTTTTTTAGTTGTGATCTTATACAGTCTGGTAGTGATATGCAGCAAGAATACAGTCCACTTGGCATACGTCAACTAATGATGTCATCAACAAACTGCATTACTCCATTTAGGTTATGGGATTCTCCCTCTCGTGATGATAGTCCTGAAGCTGTGCTGAAAAGTGCTGCCAAAACTTTTACAGGAACACCATCTATATTGAAGAAGCGACACCGTGACTTGTTGTCACCTTTGTCAGATAGAAGAAATGACAAGAAACTTGAAATTGACATGACTTCCAGTTTGGCCCAGGATTTTTCTCGTCTGCTGTCTCCATTGTCAAACCAAAAGAGGAAATCTGGAGCCTTCgttgaagataaagaaaatttggGTCATGCTTTTGATGGTGGACAAGAAAAGGATAAAGATCAGTCTGCTGTCTTGCATGAAAGAACTTCTGAGGAAGATTCTCATTGCAGTAATTCTAATGCCAACTTAAAGAAAGATAATGTTGATGCTGATACTAAGACCAATGCAAATGCTGGTTCCACTACCAAAACT GAGAAACAGACTGCAGGAGTCCTTGTTGAACATAATGTGAATGATCTGCTATTCTCTCCTGATCAAGCTGGTCTAAAAGATGAAACAGCACTGGCCACTACTTCTCCAACACCAAGAAATCAGCATTTTAAAAGCTTTGGAGCTAATCAAGGTGTTGCACCCGAGCATTCACCTGCAAGTGCATGCTCTCCAGCAATTTCCAAAAAGAACAATGGAAGTAATTCTAGTGCAATTAAGACAGTAAAACCTATTCCTTCATTGACACCGCCAGGAAATACGCTTCTTAATGTTGGGAGTGATGTTGGCTTCGAAAACTATAACCT ATTTGGTGAAACTCCATTCAAAAGAAGTATAGAATCTCCTTCAGCGTGGAAGTCCCCTTCGGCTTGGAAGTCTCCTTGGTTTATGAACTCTTTCGTACCTGGTCCAAGGATTGACACTGAAATAACAATTGAG GATATGGGTTATTTTATGAGCCCAGGAGACAGAAGCTATGATGCCATTGGACTGATGAAACAGTTAAGCGAGCACACTGCTGCTGCATATGCTGATGCCATGGAGGTTTTGGGAAATGACACTTCTGGAAAATCAGTGAACGAAGGAAACACTAAAACTTTAAGTTCAGACGAAGAAAGCAATAATGTCACCCATCATGAGCCAGAGAGCGACCATTTGGCTTCAAATATTTTG ATTGAGCGGCGCACACTTGACTTTAGCGAATGTGGAACACCTGGGAAAGGAATAGACAAGGGGAAATCCTCAACTGCCATAGACTTCTCAAGCCCCTCCTCATATCTATTGAAAGGATGCAGGTAG